The following proteins are encoded in a genomic region of Colletotrichum higginsianum IMI 349063 chromosome 9, whole genome shotgun sequence:
- a CDS encoding Isoleucyl-tRNA synthetase codes for MPPLKTMDPTFMESEWWVFKQLFDKGAVYQGHRVMPYSTALTTALSNFEANQNYQDVSDPAIVIAFPLRDDPETNLLAWTTTPWTLPSHLGLAAHPDFEYIKIVDEKSGKKYILLEKLLGTLYKDVKKAKFKILEKIKGKDMLGWKYEPPFNYFYEEYKDVAFQVLNATYVTDDSGTGIVHQAPAFGEDDYNVALAAGIVTESRPPPDPIDDGGHFTGRVSDFVGMHVKEADKHIIKHLKTAGKIVVDSTLKHSYPMCYRSDTPLIYRAVPSWFVRIPEIIPQMLENIKGSHWVPSFVKERRFASWIENARDWNVSRNRYWGTPIPLWVSEDMEERVCIGSIEELRELSGYTGDLTDLHRDNIDHITIPSKMGKGTLRRIEEVFDCWFESGSMPYASQHYPFENADKFEKSFPGDFIAEGLDQTRGWFYTLLVLGTHLFGRIPFKNCVVNGIVLAEDGKKMSKRLKNYPVPDIVMDKYGSDALRLYLINSPVVRAEPLRFKESGVKEVVQKVLLPLWNSYKFFEGQVSLLKKVEDIDYAWDPKALTNNENVMDRWILASCQSLLQFVNEEMSAYRLYTVVPRLLGLIENTTNWYIKLNRRRLKGENGVEDTQHALNTLFEVLFTLCRGLAPFTPFITDTIYQKLRPFIPKEAEAEDARSVHFLPFPEVRQELFDEVVERRVGRMQRVIDLVRVSRERRSVGLKTPLKTLVVIHRDPQYLEDLESLSSYIREEMNIRDLVLTSDEAKYNVQYSVTADWPVLGKKLKKDMARVKKALPTLSSDAVKEYSEKKEILVDGIKLEEGDLVVRRGLKEDESSKNLETNSDNDVLTILDAELYVELAHEGLAREIINRVQRLRKKAQLQPTDDIKMEYKVISDPDNIGLEEVFVSQTKAIEKALRRPVDKHDVTKLEGEISTKQQKGLIMEEEQEVQHATFLLRLLEL; via the exons ATGCCTCCGCTCAAGACCATGGATCCTACCTTCATGGAGTCGGAATGGTGGGTTTTCAAGCAATTGTTCGACAAGGGCGCCGTCTACCAGGGACATCGTGTCATGCCTTACTCGACAGCTCTGACGACTGCGCTGAGCAACTTTGAGGCCAACCAAAACTACCAAGATGTCAGCGATCCTGCCATTGTCATCGCCTTTCCCCTGCGGGACGATCCCGAGACCAACTTGCTGGCTTGGACGACCACTCCATGGACCTTGCCATCCCACCTTGGCCTGGCCGCCCACCCTGACTTTGAGTACATCAAAATTGTCGACGAGAAGTCTGGTAAGAAGTACATcctgctcgagaagctcctcgGCACTTTGTACAAGGATGTCAAGAAGGCAAAGTTCAAAATCCTCGAAAAGATCAAGGGCAAGGACATGCTGGGCTGGAAGTACGAACCCCCTTTCAACTACTTCTATGAGGAGTATAAGGACGTCGCGTTTCAGGTTCTGAATGCCACCTATGTCACTGATGACAGCGGTACGGGTATTGTTCACCAGGCGCCCGCTTTCGGTGAGGACGACTACAACGTCGCCCTGGCCGCTGGCATTGTCACGGAGAGTAGACCTCCTCCCGATCCGATAGACGACGGCGGTCACTTCACTGGCCGCGTTTCTGACTTTGTCGGCATGcacgtcaaggaggccgacAAGCACATCATCAAGCACCTGAAAACTGCCGGAAAAATCGTGGTTGATTCTACGCTCAAGCACTCGTACCCAATGTGCTACCGATCCGACACCCCCCTCATCTACCGCGCTGTTCCGTCCTGGTTCGTTCGCATCCCTGAGATCATCCCTCAGATGCTGGAGAATATCAAGGGCTCTCACTGGGTGCCTTCTTTTGTCAAGGAGCGCCGCTTCGCCAGCTGGATCGAGAACGCGCGCGACTGGAACGTTTCGAGAAATCGGTACTGGGGTACACCCATTCCTCTCTGGGTCAGCGAGGACATGGAAGAGCGTGTGTGCATCGGCAGCATTGAGGAGCTGCGGGAGTTGAGCGGCTACACCGGAGACCTGACTGATCTTCATCGCGACAACATTGACCACATTACGATCCCCAGTAAGATGGGCAAAGGTACCCTCAGGCGCATCGAAGAAGTCTTTGACTGCTGGTTTGAGTCCGGTAGTATGCCGTACGCAAGTCAGCATTACCCTTTCGAGAACGCGGACAAGTTCGAGAAGTCCTTCCCTGGTGACTTTATTGCCGAAGGTTTGGACCAGACCAGAGGCTGGTTCTATACCCTTCTTGTGCTTGGTACCCATCTCTTCGGCCGTATTCCCTTCAAAAACTGCGTTGTCAACGGCATAGTTCTAGCGGAGGACGGAAAGAAGATGTCAAAGCGTCTCAAGAACTATCCGGTACCTGATATTGTCATGGATAAGTACGGCTCCGATGCTCTGCGGCTCTATCTCATCAACTCGCCCGTTGTGCGTGCCGAGCCCTTGCGCTTCAAGGAGTCCGGCGTGAAGGAGGTTGTGCAAAAGGTTCTCCTGCCCCTTTGGAACAGCTACAAGTTCTTCGAGGGCCAGGTGTCCCTACTGAAGAAGGTCGAGGACATCGACTACGCTTGGGATCCCAAGGCCCTGACGAACAACGAGAACGTTATGGATCGTTGGATCTTGGCCAGTTGCCAAAGTCTGTTGCAGTTCGTCAACGAGGAGATGAGCG CATACCGTCTCTATACTGTCGTCCCTCGCCTGCTCGGCCTCATTGAGAATACCACAAACTGGTACATTAAGCTGAACAGGAGACGCCTCAAAGGCGAGAATGGCGTCGAGGACACGCAGCATGCGCTCAACACCTTGTTCGAGGTTCTTTTCACGCTGTGCCGTGGCCTTGCCCCTTTCACCCCTTTCATCACCGACACCATCTACCAGAAGCTGCGCCCCTTCATTcccaaggaggccgaggccgaagatgCGCGAAGCGTCCACTTTTTGCCGTTCCCCGAAGTACGACAAGAGCTGTTTGACGAAGTTGTTGAACGTAGAGTCGGCAGAATGCAGAGAGTCATCGACCTGGTCCGGGTCTCCCGTGAAAGAAGGTCTGTTGGTCTCAAGACGCCCCTGAAGACCCTTGTGGTCATCCACCGTGACCCACAGTACCTCGAAGATCTCGAATCTCTCTCATCCTACATCAGAGAAGAGATGAACATCAGAGACCTGGTGCTTACTTCTGACGAGGCCAAGTACAATGTCCAGTACAGTGTGACTGCAGACTGGCCAGTGCTGGGtaagaagctcaagaaggACATGGCGCGCGTCAAAAAGGCACTTCCGACGCTCAGTAGCGACGCTGTCAAGGAGTActcggagaagaaggaaatcCTGGTCGACGGAATCaagctggaggagggcgacctTGTGGTGAGGCGCGGGCTGAAGGAGGACGAGTCTTCTAAGAACCTGGAGACGAACTCTGACAACGACGTGCTCACTATACTGGATGCGGAGCTGTATGTTGAGCTCGCGCACGAAGGTCTCGCCCGGGAGATCATCAACCGTGTGCAGCGCCTGAGAAAGAAGGCTCAGCTCCAGCCTACAGATGACATCAAGATGGAGTACAaggtcatcagcgaccctGACAACATTGGCCTCGAGGAAGTGTTCGTGTCTCAAaccaaggccatcgagaaggCTTTGCGGAGACCGGTCGACAAGCACGACGTCACCAAGTTGGAGGGCGAGATCTCGACGAAGCAGCAAAAGGGATTGATtatggaggaggagcaggaagTGCAGCACGCGACATTCTTGCTTCGCCTGCTCGAGTTGTAG
- a CDS encoding Isoleucyl-tRNA synthetase has translation MSIDFPKEEEAVLQRWREIKAFERQLELTQGKPLYTFYDGPPFATGLPHYGHLLASTIKDIIPRYWSMKGFHVERRFGWDTHGLPIEHEIDKKLGISGKAAVMKLGLKNYNAECRSIVMRYSEEWRHTVERLGRWIDFDNDYKASIRLLSNS, from the exons ATGTCTATCGATTTtcccaaggaggaggaggccgtccTCCAGAGATGGCGCGAGATCAAGGCCTTTGAGCGCCAG CTTGAGTTGACCCAGGGCAAGCCCCTCTATACCTTCTACGATGGCCCTCCTTTCGCCACAGGGCTTCCTCATTACGGCCATCTGCTGGCTTCTACCATCAAGGACATTATTCCGAGATATTGGTCCATGAAGGGATTCCACGTCGAGAGACGTTTTGGCTGGGACACTCATGGCCTGCCTATCGAGCACGAGATTGACAAGAAGTTGGGAATCTCCGGCAAAGCTGCCGTCATGAAACTAGGCCTGAAGAACTACAACGCCGAATGCAGATCTATCGTCATGCGCTACAGCGAGGAGTGGCGCCACACTGTTGAGAGGCTCGGCCGTTGGATCGACTTTGACAACGACTACAAGGCAAGCATCCGTCTCTTGTCTAACTCTTGA
- a CDS encoding Conidiophore development protein hyma: MSFLFGRARTRPAVDLPKQARDHVTKLEGPSGPAKAEELAKVLNQMKFILQGTQESDSSPEQIYQLVTGLIEEDLLYLLAVNLWRLPFESRKDTQVIFSYVFRFRPPTASPKSDPLALSYVVNNRPQVLLELCRGYEHKESATPAGTVLREVLKSEAAAAIILYDDDDESGSSSKGINLIDRDRRQSGNGVFWRFFDWVDKSSFEVAADAFTTFRELLTKHKELVPRYLSVNFDLFFDKYNNILVQSNSYVTKRQSIKLLGEILLDRSNYSVMTAYVDRGEHLKICMNLLRDDRKMVQYEGFHVFKVFVANPHKSIAVQKILLMNREKLLTFLSHFLEDRTDDEQFIDEREFLIKQIRNMPPNPVAPQRHGMSGGG, from the exons ATGTCGTTTCTTTTCGGCAGGGCTAGGACAAggcccgccgtcgacctgccCAAGCAGGCTAGAGATCATGTAACGAAGCTCGAAGGTCCAAGTGGTCCCGCCAAG GCTGAAGAGCTCGCCAAGGTACTGAACCAAATGAAATTCATTTTGCAAGGCACACAAG AGTCCGACAGCAGCCCCGAACAGATATACCAGCTCGTCACCGGGCTGATTGAAGAAGACCTCCTATACCTCCTTGCTGTGAACCTCTGGCGTCTGCCATTCGAGTCTCGTAAAGATACACAAGTAATCTTCTCCTACGTTTTCCGCTTCCGCCCGCCCACCGCCTCTCCAAAAAGCGACCCTCTGGCCTTGTCCTACGTTGTCAACAATCGCCCGCAAGTACTGCTCGAACTATGTCGAGGTTATGAACACAAGGAGAGCGCAACGCCTGCCGGTACCGTCCTTCGCGAGGTCCTGAAGTCGgaggccgctgccgccatcattctgtacgacgacgacgacgagtctGGATCTAGTAGCAAGGGCATCAATCTCATAGACAGGGACCGTCGGCAgagcggcaacggcgtctTTTGGAGGTTTTTTGACTGGGTCGACAAGAGCTCCTTCGAGGTGGCGGCAGATGCTTTCACGACATTTCGG GAACTGCTCACGAAACACAAGGAGCTGGTTCCGAGATACCTATCGGTCAACTTTGATCTATTCTTCGACAAGTACAATAACATCCTCGTACAATCCAACAGCTATGTTACCAAGCGGCAGTCTATCAAACTCCTCGGCGAAATCCTGCTGGACCGATCGAACTACAGTGTTATGACCGCCTACGTCGATCGCGGGGAGCACCTCAAGATATGCATGAATCTTCTGAGGGACGATCGCAAAATGGTGCAGTACGAGGGCTTTCACGTCTTCAAGGTCTTCGTAGCGAACCCGCATAAGTCAATTGCCGTGCAAAAGATCTTGCTGATGAACCGGGAAAAGCTACTTACGTTCTTGTCCCACTTTTTGGAGGACAGAACCGATGACGAGCAATTCATCGACGAGAGAGAGTTCCTGATCAAGCAGATCAGAAACATGCCGCCAAATCCGGTGGCGCCTCAGAGGCATGGTATGTCTGGTGGTGGCTAG
- a CDS encoding Short-chain dehydrogenase/reductase codes for MTSVFASGNTAVITGGAGGVGLAIAQKCVGHGMKVLIVDRDTELLRAAERELGETVTGFELDVGQVEGWEKLKMVVTGSFGNRIDLLVLNAGVGGKSNWQDPVSFRRILDTNLYGVINGISSLLPLVGDGQSSKSAVIITGSKQGITNPPGNPAYNASKAAVKSLAEQLSFDLRNTATSVHLLIPGWTFTGLSGSRSGAEKPTAAWTAEQVAEYLEQKMATGLFYILCPDNEVTEKLDRSRILWSVGDVIEGRPPLSRWREDYKEEAQAWIAKQL; via the exons ATGACGTCGGTCTTCGCTTCGGGCAACACGGCCGTTATTACGGGTGGCGCTGGGGGTGTCGGCCTGGCCATTGCACAGAAATGCGTTGGCCACGGCATGAAGGTTCTCATCGTCGATCGCGACACGGAGCTTCTCAGAGCTGCCGAAAGAGAGCTCGGTGAGACTGTCACCGGCTTTGAGCTAGACGTAGGCCAGGTTGAGGGTTGGGAAAAGCTCAAGATGGTAGTCACGGGCTCATTCGGAA ATCGCATTGATCTCCTGGTTCTCAATGCCGGTGTAGGAGGCAAATCCAATTGGCAAGACCCAGTCAGCTTCCGCAGGATCCTCGACACCAATCTATATGGCGTCATCAATGGCATCAGCAGCCTTCTACCGCTCGTGGGCGACGGACAGTCATCCAAGTCGGCCGTCATCATTACGGGCTCAAAGCAAGGCATCACGAATCCGCCGGGCAACCCGGCATATAACGCCAGCAAGGCGGCAGTCAAGAGCCTCGCCGAGCAGCTGTCATTCGACCTAAGGAACACGGCTACGTCTGTGCATCTCTTGATCCCTGGATGGACCTTTACCGGACTCTCTGGTTCAAGGTCTGGTGCGGAGAAGCCAACGGCCGCCTGGACCGCCGAGCAAGTCGCCGAGTACCTGGAGCAGAAGATGGCCACGGGCCTTTTCTACATTCTCTGCCCAGACAACGAGGTGACAGAGAAATTGGATCGCTCGAGAATTCTTTGGAGTGTTGGAGATGTGATTGAGGGACGGCCGCCCCTAAGCAGGTGGCGTGAGGATTACAAAGAGGAGGCACAGGCATGGATCGCCAAGCAGTTGTAA
- a CDS encoding SWIB/MDM2 domain-containing protein has protein sequence MPAMLAHRKFPSGLHMSQINGEAASLRRDIPRQAQDDTAKTRQRQYSLELTMPPKGPIMPPGHHPQAAMNQAAMAQHHPPGQALTSELAKRRSRKPTDKTLPDGVEDCIADADVAHRYRELRDFERRLDATMTRKRLDIVETVGRNAKVRYKTLRIWISNTVEDQAWQGSGLSVDSFDFTPSAEPSYKVKIEGRLLEDGQEDGSEEYTQNSDLVVGGGAAGSRRQSSLPTVKKQRFSHFFKALNVDFDRTRSRAASDQTVEWKKPATVNAAAGAEFDEFTFKRSGDETMNITINLHRQEDPERYLLSPELADIVDMPQASRQEAVLAVWEYIKMMGLQEDEEKRNFRCDELLKKIVNGSDVGIIPNLNDYIQPHLRPLPPVSLPYTVRVDEEFHKDPQPTIYDVRVAVDDPLKAKLVPFVTNPAYASALKEVVAMDEQLATLVSAVANSKAKHSFFTSMSQDPTNFVRNWMSSQKRDLEVIMGEATRGGGEDATGDDWRRGGKDSVWTSSNARESVSVMLAKQPTQASR, from the exons ATGCCGGCCATGCTGGCGCACCGCAAGTTCCCCAGCGGGCTCCACATGTCCCAAATCAACGGAGAGGCGGCATCG TTGCGGCGCGACATCCCCAGGCAAGCCCAAGACGAcacggcgaagacgaggcaaCGTCAATATTCACTTGAGCTAACCATGCCGCCCAAAGGACCCATCATGCCCCCGGGCCACCATCCTCAAGCAGCCATGAACCAGGCCGCCATGGCGCAGCATCACCCCCCCGGCCAGGCCCTCACCAGCGAATTGGCCAAGCGTCGAAGCAGAAAGCCCACCGACAAGACGTTACccgatggcgtcgaggactGCATCGCAGATGCCGATGTCGCCCATAGATACAGAGAGTTACgcgactttgaacgtcggcTGGACGCAACAATGACGCGCAAGCGTCTGGACATTGTCGAGACAGTTGGTCGCAACGCAAAGGTA CGCTACAAGACTCTCCGCATTTGGATCAGCAACACGGTCGAGGACCAGGCATGGCAGGGAAGCGGCCTTAGCGTCGACAGCTTCGACTTCACTCCCAGCGCCGAGCCCTCATACAAGGTCAAAATTGaaggccgtcttcttgaGGATGGACAGGAAGACGGCTCCGAGGAATATACGCAGAACTCGGATCTCGTAGtggggggcggcgccgccggctcgaGGCGACAAAGCTCGTTGCCTACAGTCAAGAAGCAGCGCTTCTCTCATTTCTTCAAAGCCCTGAATGTCGACTTTGACCGTACCCGCTCGAGAGCTGCATCGGACCAGACCGTCGAATGGAAGAAACCTGCTACAGTGAACGCTGCAGCTGGCGCCGAATTTGACGAGTTTACCTTCAAGCGCAGCGGGGACGAAACTATGAACATTACCATCAATCTGCACCGCCAGGAGGATCCCGAGCGATACTTGCTGAGTCCCGAGCTGGCCGACATCGTGGACATGCCGCAGGCCTCTCGTCAAGAGGCGGTTCTGGCTGTTTGGGAGTACATAAAGATGATGGGTCTGCAAGAGGACGAAGAGAAGCGCAACTTCCGTTGCGATGAACTCCTGAAAAAG ATCGTCAACGGTAGTGATGTAGGAATCATTCCCAACCTCAACGATTACATCCAGCCTCACCTCCGGCCACTGCCTCCTGTCAGCTTACCTTACACCGTTCGGGTTGATGAGGAGTTCCACAAAGACCCCCAGCCCACCATTTACGATGTGCGGGTAGCTGTCGATGACCCCCTCAAGGCCAAGCTGGTACCCTTCGTAACAAACCCCGCGTATGCGAGCGCCCTCAAAGAGGTTGTTGCCATGGACGAGCAGCTAGCGACGCTAGTATCGGCTGTCGCCAATTCCAAGGCGAAGCATTCATTCTTCACGTCAATGAGCCAGGACCCCACCAACTTTGTGAGGAACTGGATGAGCTCGCAGAAGCGAGACCTCGAGGTAATCATGGGAGAGGCTACTAggggaggcggcgaagaTGCCACCGGAGACGATTGGAGACGTGGCGGCAAGGACAGCGTGTGGACATCTTCGAACGCGCGCGAGAGCGTCAGTGTCATGCTGGCCAAGCAGCCAACACAGGCTTCTAGGTGA
- a CDS encoding Serine threonine protein yields MNGDLSLSRALGGLRIANPDDTDASPNTAQDADTPLRPTDHQPDHQSDAGLAPLDDPTAQRATTPYRSTPTTSDSLLPPISNTQAPEGPSSAYDGSPSHVESHRTSPSAAMRADVYRQPVSPYSDLDRAPDSRTSASPTQRPISGLYSQPSMVQEDGRAPHLAHPQADRSRNSVYELLARQDSRIASGYQGGSTPTRELSHRERSSNPARQSELPPSSSPLPPRRSSKGMAGGYVSAAAGPRDPYGPEMPLPSSSEEWKDRGAAVGVRRETDANGKTVIRHVKKGVRDFSFGRVLGEGSYSTVYLATDRQTLKEYAIKVLEKKHIIKEKKIKYVNIEKNTLNRLTEHPGIVRLYYTFQDEASLYYVLDLCNGGELLGVLKKTGSFDLECTRFYGAQILDAIDYMHSRGVIHRDLKPENVLLDDHMHVKITDFGTAKLLKDPREAQTAGEGARGLPENSRGDAEDDSRAASFVGTAEYVSPELLTSKNACKASDLWAFGCIVYQLLAGRPPFKAATEYLTFQKIVNLEYDFPAGFPPAARDLVERCLVLDPARRLTVEHIKNHEFFDGQQFGKGLWRTKAPRLRPYNPIPQEPTVIQLNGSANSPNPVNTPRSSQPQSSAMNSSSRPARIITELPPPTQLDIEWSPVLTKNNERILKLGDLMVVSSPLPAGGHSRGGEHGEGHKKLSRFFGGSTTKKRQRLVMVTSSGRILLAPAGGEEKRAKQEISLLAPDCSWRTQLDVKGQTVWCVDAVSILDKKSRRSSKIRQGGVHYTFEEPKGSSNSSENGSTANDWIESLERAKELALSQNPTGSYAGDNGFDMSSAVSSPSSTLGGRAGAYPDGFSVSDRSGRNHLSKSQASLEESASNTKRNRFSKRQSKNGLGQQF; encoded by the coding sequence ATGAATGGGGACCTCAGTCTATCGAGGGCCCTTGGAGGATTACGAATAGCCAATCCAGACGACACCGATGCCTCACCAAACACAGCCCAAGATGCCGACACTCCCTTGCGGCCGACCGACCATCAGCCTGATCACCAATCCGACGCTGGCCTAGCGCCTCTAGACGACCCGACCGCACAACGAGCCACGACGCCTTACAGATCAACCCCAACAACGTCAGACAGCCTCCTACCCCCCATATCCAACACACAAGCGCCTGAGGGCCCATCCTCTGCCTACGACGGCTCGCCTAGCCACGTCGAATCCCATCGAACAAGCCCTAGCGCCGCGATGCGAGCAGATGTCTACCGCCAGCCCGTCTCGCCATATTCAGACCTCGACAGAGCCCCCGATAGTCGCACCTCGGCGTCTCCGACCCAACGCCCCATCTCTGGACTGTACAGTCAACCCTCCATGGTACAAGAAGATGGTCGGGCACCCCATCTGGCGCACCCGCAGGCCGACCGGTCACGGAACTCGGTCTACGAATTGCTTGCAAGGCAAGACTCTAGGATTGCTTCAGGCTACCAAGGGGGCTCAACGCCGACGAGAGAGCTGAGCCACAGAGAGCGCTCTTCTAATCCCGCTCGCCAATCCGAGCTGCCGCCCAGCTCTAGTCCTCTGCCCCCACGGAGAAGCTCCAAAGGGATGGCTGGTGGCTACGTCTCGGCAGCTGCAGGCCCGCGAGATCCATATGGTCCCGAGATGCCGCTGCCAAGTAGCAGCGAGGAGTGGAAAGATCGCGGTGCCGCTGTCGGGGTGCGAAGAGAAACAGATGCGAACGGCAAGACGGTCATTCGGCACGTGAAGAAAGGAGTCAGGGACTTCAGCTTCGGCCGCGTGCTCGGAGAAGGCTCGTACAGTACCGTCTATTTGGCAACCGACCGACAGACGCTCAAGGAGTACGCCATCAAAGTCCTTGAGAAGAAGCACATTatcaaggagaagaagatcaagTACGTGAACATAGAGAAGAACACCCTCAATCGCCTTACTGAACACCCTGGAATCGTACGACTGTACTACACATTCCAAGACGAGGCCTCTTTGTACTACGTTCTCGATCTTtgcaacggcggcgagcttctgGGAGTGCTCAAGAAGACAGGCTCCTTTGATTTGGAGTGTACGCGGTTCTACGGCGCCCAGATTCTGGATGCCATTGATTACATGCACTCCAGGGGGGTGATTCACCGCGACCTGAAGCCGGAGAATGTCCTTCTGGACGATCACATGCACGTCAAGATTACCGACTTTGGCACGGCCAAGCTGCTCAAGGATCCGAGAGAGGCGCAGACCGCTGGAGAGGGCGCGAGAGGACTACCGGAAAACAGCCGTGGagacgccgaagacgacaGCCGAGCTGCGTCGTTTGTGGGGACTGCTGAGTATGTCAGTCCCGAGCTTCTGACTAGCAAAAACGCCTGCAAGGCAAGCGACCTTTGGGCATTCGGCTGCATAGTATACCAGTTGTTGGCCGGTCGTCCGCCATTCAAGGCCGCAACAGAATATCTCACGTTCCAAAAGATTGTCAACCTAGAGTACGACTTTCCCGCCGGCTTTCCACCAGCAGCCCGGGACCTGGTTGAGCGATGCTTGGTCCTGGATCCGGCGCGTCGTCTCACGGTCGAGCACATCAAGAACCACGAGTTCTTCGACGGACAGCAGTTCGGCAAAGGTCTGTGGAGGACCAAAGCTCCGCGCCTGCGGCCCTACAACCCTATCCCCCAGGAACCGACTGTGATTCAACTTAATGGCTCGGCCAACAGTCCCAACCCTGTCAACACACCTAGAAGCTCTCAACCGCAGAGCTCGGCTATGAACAGCAGTTCTCGACCGGCCAGAATCATTACCGAGCTGCCGCCCCCGACCCAACTGGACATTGAATGGTCACCAGTGCTGACGAAGAATAACGAGAGGATTCTCAAACTCGGCGACCTGATGGTCGTCTCGAGTCCACTACCCGCCGGCGGTCACAGCAGGGGTGGCGAGCATGGCGAGGGGCACAAAAAGCTGTCCAGGTTTTTTGGTGGCAGCACAACGAAGAAAAGACAGCGGCTAGTTATGGTGACGTCGAGTGGTCGCATTCTGCTGGCACCCGCCGGTGGAGAGGAAAAACGCGCCAAACAGGAAATATCACTACTTGCGCCTGACTGCTCGTGGAGAACCCAACTCGACGTAAAGGGGCAAACTGTCTGGTGCGTTGATGCGGTAAGTATCCTGGACAAAAAGTCTCGCCGCTCATCTAAGATCCGACAGGGTGGCGTCCACTATACGTTTGAGGAACCCAAAGGCAGTTCCAACTCTTCAGAGAACGGCTCAACGGCCAACGACTGGATAGAGTCTCTGGAGAGGGCCAAGGAACTGGCACTGTCTCAGAACCCTACAGGCTCTTACGCTGGCGACAATGGCTTCGACATGTCCTCGGCAGTCTCGAGTCCGTCAAGTACTCTTGGTGGGCGAGCGGGTGCTTACCCCGACGGCTTCAGCGTCAGCGATCGGTCCGGTCGAAATCACTTAAGCAAAAGCCAGGCCAGTTTGGAAGAATCAGCCTCCAATACCAAGCGTAATCGTTTCAGCAAACGGCAGTCCAAGAACGGACTGGGCCAGCAATTCTGA